A genomic region of Acidimicrobiales bacterium contains the following coding sequences:
- a CDS encoding STAS domain-containing protein — MEPTEPQRRSHDELGDNVTAGTVHAPPVSIERRQVGATGVMVISGELGLEGGDAVEVAVAELVADGVSDVSVDAGSLTFVDSSGLGGLLAARALVVDAGGTFRFGPATENVARLIDLAGVHDLLGPEAT, encoded by the coding sequence ATGGAACCCACCGAGCCGCAGCGCCGGAGCCACGACGAGCTCGGCGACAACGTCACAGCCGGCACCGTCCACGCCCCTCCCGTGTCGATCGAGCGCCGTCAGGTCGGCGCGACCGGTGTGATGGTGATCTCCGGAGAGCTGGGTCTCGAGGGCGGGGATGCGGTGGAGGTCGCCGTGGCCGAGCTGGTCGCGGACGGTGTCAGCGACGTGTCGGTCGACGCCGGAAGCCTGACCTTCGTCGATTCCTCGGGTCTCGGGGGCCTGCTCGCCGCGAGAGCCCTCGTGGTCGACGCCGGTGGCACGTTCCGATTCGGCCCGGCGACCGAGAACGTCGCTCGACTCATCGACCTCGCAGGAGTCCACGACCTCCTGGGTCCCGAGGCCACCTGA